One Cricetulus griseus strain 17A/GY chromosome 5, alternate assembly CriGri-PICRH-1.0, whole genome shotgun sequence genomic window carries:
- the Taf1a gene encoding TATA box-binding protein-associated factor RNA polymerase I subunit A isoform X3 — protein sequence MHSYLQTLEDSDTYKRQNAPEVIWKLGSEILFYHPKSNVETFNNFADRMKNIGVLNYLKISLQHALYLIHHGKLEDANRNLSDAETWRYGEKSSSQEVLINLVQAYKGLLQYHTWSKKKTELSEIDKDDYAYTSETGNSGNQSCRTSTSICALLKTPGVWDPFVKSYVEMLEFCEDRDGAREILTNYAYDEKFPSNPNAHIYLYEFLKREKAPRAKLISVLKILHEIVPSHPLMLEFHTLLRKSDTEEHQKLGLSVLFEFLDFAGCTKNITAWKYLAKCLKQTLMEGHLVWVEEEWMSRRSWWPTFHFSFFWAKSDWKADADLACEKAFVVGILLGKGCRYFRYIVKQDHETLKKKIKRMKKCVKKYSIVNPGVCT from the exons ATGCACAGTTACTTACAGACCCTGGAAGATTCAGACACCTACAAGAGACAGAATGCCCCCGAG GTCATTTGGAAGCTTGGAAGTGAAATTCTATTTTATCATCCCAAAAGCAATGTGGAGACTTTTAATAACTTTGCTGACCGAATGAAAAATATTGGTGTCCTGAATTATTTAAAG ATTTCCTTACAACATGCATTGTATCTTATACATCATGGAAAGCTTGAGGATGCAAACAGAAATCTCAGTGATGCAGAGACATGGAGATACGGTGAAAAGTCGTCCTCTCAGGAAGTGTTAATCAACCTTGTTCAGGCCTACAAAGGGCTTTTACAATATCACACTTGGTCCAAAAAGAAAACGGAACTGTCAGAGATTG ATAAGGATGATTATGCTTACACCTCAGAAACTGGAAACTCGGGCAACCAGAGCTGCAGGACGTCTACAAGCATCTGTGCACTGCTAAAAACTCCTGGGGTTTGGGATCCTTTCGTGAAGAGTTATGTGGAG ATGCTAGAATTCTGTGAGGATCGAGATGGAGCCCGAGAGATACTCACCAATTATGCGTATGATGAAAAGTTCCCCTCAAACCCGAATGCCCACATATACTTATATGAATTTCTCAAGAGAGAGAAGGCACCAAGAGCAAAACTGATAAGTGTTCTAAAG ATTTTGCATGAGATTGTGCCATCCCATCCACTAATGTTGGAATTCCACACGTTGCTTAGAAAATCAG ACACAGAAGAACACCAGAAGTTGGGCCTGAGCGTGTTATTTGAATTCCTTGATTTTGCCGGATGCACTAAGAACATAACTGCTTGGAAATACTTGGCAAAGTGTCTGAAGCAGACATTAATGGA AGGCCATCTGGTATGGGTTGAAGAAGAGTGGATGTCTAGAAGAAGCTGGTGGCCCACCTTTCACTTCAGCTTCTTCTGGGCAAAGAGCGACTGGAAGGCAGATGCTGACTTGGCGTGTGAGAAAGCTTTTGTAGTGGGAATCCTTTTAGGAAAAG gttgTAGATATTTTCGGTATATTGTAAAACAAGATCATGAAACcttgaagaagaaaattaagcgGATGAAGAAGTGTGTCAAAAAATATAGTATTGTAAATCCAGGTGTTTGCACCTAG
- the Taf1a gene encoding TATA box-binding protein-associated factor RNA polymerase I subunit A isoform X1: MSDFDEELTKLALAEDGKRETSVFSNPGMHFPWLQERIETVVTGGKKKRDFAQTTSACLSFIQEALLKHQWQQAAEYMHSYLQTLEDSDTYKRQNAPEVIWKLGSEILFYHPKSNVETFNNFADRMKNIGVLNYLKISLQHALYLIHHGKLEDANRNLSDAETWRYGEKSSSQEVLINLVQAYKGLLQYHTWSKKKTELSEIDKDDYAYTSETGNSGNQSCRTSTSICALLKTPGVWDPFVKSYVEMLEFCEDRDGAREILTNYAYDEKFPSNPNAHIYLYEFLKREKAPRAKLISVLKILHEIVPSHPLMLEFHTLLRKSDTEEHQKLGLSVLFEFLDFAGCTKNITAWKYLAKCLKQTLMEGHLVWVEEEWMSRRSWWPTFHFSFFWAKSDWKADADLACEKAFVVGILLGKGCRYFRYIVKQDHETLKKKIKRMKKCVKKYSIVNPGVCT, translated from the exons ATGAGCGATTTCGATGAAGAATTGACAAAGCTTGCTTTGGCAGAGGATGGCAAGAGAGAAACCTCTGTGTTCTCTAATCCAGGAATGCATTTCCCGTGGCTTCAGGAGCGAATAGAGACTGTAG TGActggagggaagaagaagagggatttTGCTCAGACGACAAGTGCTTGTTTAAGTTTTATCCAAGAAGCCCTGCTGAAGCATCAGTGGCAGCAAGCTGCAGAGTATATGCACAGTTACTTACAGACCCTGGAAGATTCAGACACCTACAAGAGACAGAATGCCCCCGAG GTCATTTGGAAGCTTGGAAGTGAAATTCTATTTTATCATCCCAAAAGCAATGTGGAGACTTTTAATAACTTTGCTGACCGAATGAAAAATATTGGTGTCCTGAATTATTTAAAG ATTTCCTTACAACATGCATTGTATCTTATACATCATGGAAAGCTTGAGGATGCAAACAGAAATCTCAGTGATGCAGAGACATGGAGATACGGTGAAAAGTCGTCCTCTCAGGAAGTGTTAATCAACCTTGTTCAGGCCTACAAAGGGCTTTTACAATATCACACTTGGTCCAAAAAGAAAACGGAACTGTCAGAGATTG ATAAGGATGATTATGCTTACACCTCAGAAACTGGAAACTCGGGCAACCAGAGCTGCAGGACGTCTACAAGCATCTGTGCACTGCTAAAAACTCCTGGGGTTTGGGATCCTTTCGTGAAGAGTTATGTGGAG ATGCTAGAATTCTGTGAGGATCGAGATGGAGCCCGAGAGATACTCACCAATTATGCGTATGATGAAAAGTTCCCCTCAAACCCGAATGCCCACATATACTTATATGAATTTCTCAAGAGAGAGAAGGCACCAAGAGCAAAACTGATAAGTGTTCTAAAG ATTTTGCATGAGATTGTGCCATCCCATCCACTAATGTTGGAATTCCACACGTTGCTTAGAAAATCAG ACACAGAAGAACACCAGAAGTTGGGCCTGAGCGTGTTATTTGAATTCCTTGATTTTGCCGGATGCACTAAGAACATAACTGCTTGGAAATACTTGGCAAAGTGTCTGAAGCAGACATTAATGGA AGGCCATCTGGTATGGGTTGAAGAAGAGTGGATGTCTAGAAGAAGCTGGTGGCCCACCTTTCACTTCAGCTTCTTCTGGGCAAAGAGCGACTGGAAGGCAGATGCTGACTTGGCGTGTGAGAAAGCTTTTGTAGTGGGAATCCTTTTAGGAAAAG gttgTAGATATTTTCGGTATATTGTAAAACAAGATCATGAAACcttgaagaagaaaattaagcgGATGAAGAAGTGTGTCAAAAAATATAGTATTGTAAATCCAGGTGTTTGCACCTAG
- the Taf1a gene encoding TATA box-binding protein-associated factor RNA polymerase I subunit A isoform X2: MSDFDEELTKLALAEDGKRETSVFSNPGMHFPWLQERIETVVTGGKKKRDFAQTTSACLSFIQEALLKHQWQQAAEYMHSYLQTLEDSDTYKRQNAPEVIWKLGSEILFYHPKSNVETFNNFADRMKNIGVLNYLKISLQHALYLIHHGKLEDANRNLSDAETWRYGEKSSSQEVLINLVQAYKGLLQYHTWSKKKTELSEIDKDDYAYTSETGNSGNQSCRTSTSICALLKTPGVWDPFVKSYVEILHEIVPSHPLMLEFHTLLRKSDTEEHQKLGLSVLFEFLDFAGCTKNITAWKYLAKCLKQTLMEGHLVWVEEEWMSRRSWWPTFHFSFFWAKSDWKADADLACEKAFVVGILLGKGCRYFRYIVKQDHETLKKKIKRMKKCVKKYSIVNPGVCT; the protein is encoded by the exons ATGAGCGATTTCGATGAAGAATTGACAAAGCTTGCTTTGGCAGAGGATGGCAAGAGAGAAACCTCTGTGTTCTCTAATCCAGGAATGCATTTCCCGTGGCTTCAGGAGCGAATAGAGACTGTAG TGActggagggaagaagaagagggatttTGCTCAGACGACAAGTGCTTGTTTAAGTTTTATCCAAGAAGCCCTGCTGAAGCATCAGTGGCAGCAAGCTGCAGAGTATATGCACAGTTACTTACAGACCCTGGAAGATTCAGACACCTACAAGAGACAGAATGCCCCCGAG GTCATTTGGAAGCTTGGAAGTGAAATTCTATTTTATCATCCCAAAAGCAATGTGGAGACTTTTAATAACTTTGCTGACCGAATGAAAAATATTGGTGTCCTGAATTATTTAAAG ATTTCCTTACAACATGCATTGTATCTTATACATCATGGAAAGCTTGAGGATGCAAACAGAAATCTCAGTGATGCAGAGACATGGAGATACGGTGAAAAGTCGTCCTCTCAGGAAGTGTTAATCAACCTTGTTCAGGCCTACAAAGGGCTTTTACAATATCACACTTGGTCCAAAAAGAAAACGGAACTGTCAGAGATTG ATAAGGATGATTATGCTTACACCTCAGAAACTGGAAACTCGGGCAACCAGAGCTGCAGGACGTCTACAAGCATCTGTGCACTGCTAAAAACTCCTGGGGTTTGGGATCCTTTCGTGAAGAGTTATGTGGAG ATTTTGCATGAGATTGTGCCATCCCATCCACTAATGTTGGAATTCCACACGTTGCTTAGAAAATCAG ACACAGAAGAACACCAGAAGTTGGGCCTGAGCGTGTTATTTGAATTCCTTGATTTTGCCGGATGCACTAAGAACATAACTGCTTGGAAATACTTGGCAAAGTGTCTGAAGCAGACATTAATGGA AGGCCATCTGGTATGGGTTGAAGAAGAGTGGATGTCTAGAAGAAGCTGGTGGCCCACCTTTCACTTCAGCTTCTTCTGGGCAAAGAGCGACTGGAAGGCAGATGCTGACTTGGCGTGTGAGAAAGCTTTTGTAGTGGGAATCCTTTTAGGAAAAG gttgTAGATATTTTCGGTATATTGTAAAACAAGATCATGAAACcttgaagaagaaaattaagcgGATGAAGAAGTGTGTCAAAAAATATAGTATTGTAAATCCAGGTGTTTGCACCTAG